The DNA region GCATAGAATtgagttctctttttttaacaaattcggTTTTTAACAAATGGAGGGAACTTTGGGGAAACTTGCTTGGAGCTATCAACAGGTCCGCTGTcgaacattaattttttttcttgttatcaGTTGTTACTTCATTTACGAGAGAAACCCCAATGGTTGTCTTGTCTGTAGGTTGCTGCTGAATACAATAGTGCCGAGGCAACGCGGACGCTTCTGGATGAGGGAGCCTCGGCCGGCGTCAAGGACAATAGTGGATTGTCAGCCCTTTCGCTACTTATTTCTCAGATGCCTGTTGTGGTGAGTTGTGTGCTTTACTATTAAATGATATTCTACAGTACCAAAATGGCTCTCAGCAATTTAATCCATGCGACTCAATCCATGCTGCAGACGCCCAAGAACTCGTATCAAACGATGAGTCCTTCAAATTCGTTCTGTATTgaattcggaaaaaaaaaaaaaatcaaggattTCCCTGGACATTGTCGGCAGGGTGAAAAGCAAACtcccactgaaaaaaatttatcttgcGTATTACTTACAGGCTTACAAAGCTCTAGACCAGTTCCACTCAGTCGACAGAATTCATCGAaagcaacatttttatttgaatttcctGGAAAGTTGCCACTCCCCCAAGGGGTGCAATACCTTCGCCCCCTCCCCCTTACAAGCTGTTTCGCAATCGAACTGTCTTGAACTTATAATGCATCCCATCTTTCAACGCCTCATCGATGTAAAATGGAGATATTTTCGAGCCGAAGCTTGGTTAGATATTCTACCAAACGTGTTGATGGCTATACTATACACAATATTGGCGTGTTCAGTACCCCAAAATGTGGACAACTTTTACACTCCTCTGAGTAAGAATTGGTGGAAGATAGTGATCGCGATAGTTTTTCTTGCCATAACGCTTAATGAAATCAGAAAGGAAGGGAAGGAATACTACCGATCCAAGAAGCAATCTAAGAAATTGATGAAGTGGAGAAGAAAGGAGGTGGAGCGCGACTTTGCATTCTGTCATCCCAGGTGGCCTCAGGAAAGAAACTTTGTAGAGCAAGAACTTAAAAGAATCAAGCAGGATAAGGGGAACAATTATTTCTCAGACGCTTGGAATTTTGTAGACATCATTACCTATGCCATGCTTGTAGTCGTTACCATTCTACACATGAGCAGTGTCTTTGTCGAGAACAATCTCTACCATGATGTCTTCATTCGTATCTTGTCTTGCAGTGTGATCCCCGTGTGGGTTCGTTTGCTCAAATACGCCCGTCCATTTCCCAACCAGGGGCCATTTGTTGTGATGCTTGACCACATTGTCAAGGACAGTGCCAAATGGTTGCTCGTGATAATGATGATTTATATTCCATATGGGGCCGCCTTCTGGATTATGTACGGTCAGAATTCACAAACCCCCGTCAAAGGATATAACGACACAACGAGTTTAATTTTCACCATGCTCCGCATGCCTTTGTTAGATGACTATAATTTCGCTCAGTTAGAGAAGGCTGCCCCCTATATGGCACGCGTCCTTTGTGGCTCTTTTATAATTATATCCGCCATTGTTCTGATGAATCTATACATCGCACTTTTGTCCAACACTTTCCAAAGGGTTTATGACAACGCACGCGCGACAGCTGCCATACAGCGGGCTCGACTTCTTCAAGATCTGGAGTTAGACACTTCAGAGAATAAGCTTAGGCGCTACAGAGAATATATAAGAGAGAACTACAGTCCCGAAGAAAATGATTATATTGCAGTTTTCTCGGAAGAAGAAGAACAGAGCCGGAGACAGGATGAGAAAGTATCTGAAATTCATAACATTGTGGGTAAACGCTTCGGAGGAAAGAAGTTTGGTAAACTGGAACGAAGTGAGTTCGATTCAGTTTTGGATGATTTAGACATGCTCAAGCGCTCTCATGCAGAGATAAGACGCTCTCTTTCTTTGCTTACTTCAAACCTGGAGGAATTGACCAGATCGAATGCATTGATAGTCGACGAGCGCAACCGAATCGATCGTTTTCAAGAACAAGAACACATTTTAAAACGATTAGATTGTACAGTTGCAAGAATAGAGGCGGTGTACGATATCGACAATGGCCGAAATCCTGGAAAACCACAACGATACCACAAAGCAAATCAAACCGAATGATATCTTCGCTGACAACACAGACCATGTAGCGACAAtttaattaaagttaaaaaaaaatcactgtttttattttgatacctGACTCAAACAAATGGATTATGTACCAGTGTCTACTGAAAAGTTATATCGAAGATTTTTACCTGTGAAAGTTACgttagaaaatatatatatatttgctgAAAAACTcgcacagttttttttttaaattctgtttTATGCTATCTTGATCATTATGCTTCCTCTACTAATCTTCAGTGTTGACCAACCGTGTTAAGTATACTATTGCACTATTTAAGGTTTGTAATTTTACGTCTTTGGACCAGGAATGGaatattttaagatttatttaacaattcaGTGCTCAGGTAATCATTTTCGTAGTATACCATTACCCCTAGGACCTAACACACCTCCTTCTTTCTATCATTATCCGTTGTCATATTCACCCTTAGATATCTACCAAGGAAATTAGGAACCCCCCAAAAAAGCACTCAAATGCGAAGTGCATCCCTATCCATTTTCTGAGATTTGTAGCACCGGCTATAACTCCTCGTTTAGATTCCAGTGTGGTGAGATTTCTATATGTTGTGTTACCAGCTGATGTGGGATTGTCTGTTGTCACGCTAGTGAATGGCTTAGTGCTTGTCACAATTACTGGTTTTCTTGGAGGGAAGACATTCTTAGCAAAGTAACCTCGTACGTTACCACCGGGAGAATATTTTACAACCACAACCGTTTTGCCATCACGTCTAGTTTTGTAGAAAGCGCCAATGTACTTTGTATTTTTCCAAACAACCTAAGAAAGAGGAGAAAAACAATACTGTATTACTTCCTGCCATGAGGTATGTATCGTAGAGCCACAATTGAGGGGAAACCGCCTAAAAAACTCTTGCACGAATGGTTTATTTTACCTGAGTGAAGTGTCTAGCGCCCGTAAACTGCTCCGGTTTCCTGTAATCGTACAATTTTTCCTCAGTGTAGAATGCTTTCACCGCAGCGGCACAGGGCTCGGCAGGTTTTCCTGGAGACAAGTAAAGATTTCCTGGATCCTCTTTTTCgtgaatgaataaatttttttcagctaaatAATCCGCCCAGTCTTTAGCCTTTTTCCTTAAACCCCATGACCACGAGACATTAGGAACCTAACGGGAAAAAATCAGAAATGCGTTAGTAAAGTCCACGATTGAGATTAGGTGGAGGTAGCCTAGCCtccaaccctttaacccccaagagtgaccagcatctaatttctcctcacaatatcaccccccAATCACACATtaaaccttttacaccctaacatcagtatacattctctccatactgttctctatgcatttcctataGTACTGacagagagaatttgtttaacaatcaagagattccttggttggtgatcattttctttattctcatgacctcaatgtttgttttaggggtgatGCTGATAGGAGAAAATAGTTACTAatcattcttaggggttaaagggtttaggtcacaagaataaaggaaatgatcgccaattgaaaaaactcttgattgttgaacaaattttctttttcaacaccTTGAGGAAACgtaaagagaacagtacagagaaaatttctactgatgttagggccGTGTAAAAGATTAGTAGCGGAACATTTGTTTCTCCACTCCAGAAATAGGCGAGTAGCCAACTAATACAGAAacatattaaagttcacacggcaaccaggtggacaatcagacatggtttgatatTACTCTGGTTTAtagatttaatgaatgtgaccaaagaagttacaattcatagacccaacgcttcgacactcctgtctagtgccttcatcaggggtgatctaaatgctggaacaagaggtccttttatacgatcactaattagTGATGTTAATTGGCaaataatcagaaaaaaggcagctaattagtgatcgtataaaaggaccgcttgttgcagcgtttagatcacccctgatgaaggcactagacgggagtgtcgaaacgttggatctatgaattgtaacttcttcggttacattcattaaatacATAAACCAGAGTAGTTTCAAATCATGTCTAATACAGAAACCCTACCTCTGAATAGCCGCACTAACCTGGTGAATTCCTCTGTAGTAATTATGCCATAACAACGACTGTTGTCTGCAGTTTAAAGAGCCTGTGTATAAATTGGATGAACAAAAAAGATTGTCATTGATCGAGACACTGACTGATTGACCAATCAAATGACTACTTAACTTACTGACCAAATGGATGGATGAATAAATTAATGGATGGATGAACTAGTGGATAAATAGTTGAAAGAAAGAATGATTGGAGGACTGACTTCAATGAGTTTCTATCTGTTAAACTGACCCTTTGACTGTTGgactgattaactgactgactgagtgaaaGATTTTTTGGTGACAGCAACCATAATCATTCATCGTAAAAACGCTTAGTTCCGTTTGCGATAAATAAAAGATGGTATTCCATTCACAACATATCTCCAAGACCACTTAACTAAAATAAACTGTCGCTCtggatcaaaaaaaaaaaaaacaaagtatgGCACGCCCGTCCTCTTAAAGAAGGTACGGTGTCAAAccagtcaaaatattttctgaatGAGTCTCTCTAACTTCCTTTGGCAACTGAGGAATGTGATCCTTTATTGATTCTGGTGTTTGGATGCAACTGATTTCATTAAATTGAAGCAAGAACATGAATGTCTCTCGCATCCCCTGATGAAGCTTCTAAATGTTCTTGGAAAAAGGACAGTTTAGGCAATATTTTGGAGTTATTTGCCTGTGCGAAAGTAAGAGTTGATTACGTGTCAAAACATTTGATAAGAAAGTCAACTTATAGGACATAATCTGAGCTTGTTTACTCTTTTTAAGATTACTTTCTTTGTGTTGAGTCAAACTAGTAATCCtaaaaatgcaaattacgaAATAATCTTCGATGGATCGAAAACAGTGATGCAAATATTTTGTTCAGTTAGTTTTTATATCCAAGCCGACACTATAGATACCTGAGAACTAAATCAATCCAgagtattttatttatattagATTCACTCCACTAGATCACAAAAAAAGACActaaattgaattaaatttatcactacattaaagaaacattttggaaaaGGAGACAAACAAAAGCGCTGACGCACCATGCTACGAATGTCCCACtaattaagatgaaaaaaaatgtatatttaaaaaaaaaaaccttaaataaTATAGCTACAGGCTAGTATACTTTTACAATTAGATTTCCAGCCTTACTGCTGACTTAATATAGTCAACTGTTCTGTTCCTCGCGTTATTGACACATTCCTGGAGACCTCTCAACGGTGTCGCCAAGCTACtttaataaaatgtaatcctgTGAACTGATCTGCATGATGTGAATGTGTTATATTACTCACCTACATTCGTAAACACTGACGAAGATATCACCAGACtacaaagaaaaccaaaaccaccACTCGACGTTACCATTATGTGTAGTTATTACTCTGCGCAAAAATCTGTGTTCCCATCTCTGTTCTCAGTAAGTGGTATTCGAGACGTGTGGAAACTGAGTAACTCAACATCTTATAACTGATTTGTTAGTTTACACACGCCCGTTTTCGAAAGCTTTTGTTAAAGTTGATTTAATtatgttttgttaatttgtttcaatGTTGACACTGAGTTGTTGTCAAAAGTGATTGCTGAGCTTTTGACATTTAGAAACTGATGCGACCATTGGTTATAATCACGCCCACCTTTTTCCAGCGTATTCATATCCAGTAGATTATAATGTGAAAAAATGTAGCAAAGTACACGATGCAGCAAGTTCTGCTTGCTCTGTAATCAAATGGTATTAGTTCTTTGAGATAACTTCACTGCTCCCTCCTTCATAAGCAAAGGTGCTAAGTACTCTGAAAAAGTTGTAGTGATGCATATTTCTCTACATCAAAATGCAAAGGGGAGGAAGATGGCCACGTGACAAAAACACAGCAGTTTACAAAGTCGGAGAATGCATTTGGGTTAAACACGGAGTCTTGAGACAACTACAGCACTGTGAGAGGGTAGTAGTGAGGCGTTAAGACCGATAACCGATGTGTGACTTGACTTGTTGAGGTCTATGATGAAGTCAGGGAACTAGTAATCGTGGCGGGACACCCTCCACAAAATTTCAACAACTGAGTCTGATACGCTATAGTTTCTTGCACGCTTAAGATGTTCTACAACACTTTTAGACATCGGTATCTAGAAAGAAGTTAGTAGTAAAGTAGAAGAAGGAGAAGGGAAAGCAGCTATCTCAGTTTGTTCCACATCCAAACATGACATGCACACAATGCACGTAGTAGACAAAGAGGGGTGCATACGCTTTGAGACTAAACAAACATTCTCAGCTGTCTGTACAAAAGAGGCATATATGGAGTGGTTGTAAGAATCATAGTCCCACACACGTCATACTTTAGAcacttaaacagttttaatttcattgcttgagtttttaacataatttacaAAGTAGGTTGAAGTAATCATCAATGTTCGTTATCATATCATTTCTGTGCATTACTTCATACTTGTACATATATTAGTTGTTCGATATCATCCTCCCATCATCCGACAGTCGTTATATATTTATGTACATTCGGCTGAAGAAAAACATACCTGATTGTGCTTTGACTGAAAACGTGTTACTTcgtcaaccctttaacttccagaggtaattaacatgtaacttctcccaataatatccatacataatccAGTacacatgtaatgagaatatttaaacttttcaggtaatagttgttatcttgattttaacaccaaattctcgtaactaatttacaaggaaatgtggagcagctacaggggagaattgacaattaCATCTtaagagttgaagggttaaccaTCAGTGGTATTCCGAAACTGtgattttttgataattttgctCTTCTCATGAAttaattgaaattcattttaaggAATAATGGACGGACAAACCCCCACCTCCCCGACCAGTTTTTATAATTGTCCTTATGTCATCCGTTAATACAGATTCATGCAAAAGTGTTTCGTTACGAAACCTTACTCTAGCTCTGGTAAATTAATCCTTTTTACCGTATATCGAGTAGTGTAACGCAAATAAATATTAATAGCTTTAATTATAACGTTGTAAAAATTACTTTACGAAATCATTTATGATAGGGGAAAATGGGAGATGCCTGCACCGAGGCTAatcatcatcaatattattACTCGCATTCGTCCTTCTCACATGCagtgtaattttcaataaataacTTAGTGTTAACTAAATATTCATCggaaattatcaaatatttacaATAGAAAGCTCGCTATTTCCAAGTCAGGAATCAGCATATTGAATCTGCTTGTACTCTTCTACGAAAAACGAACTGCTCTACCACAAAACTTGGAGAACCGTATCGTACGATAGAGTGCGATTCGTGCTTGGAAGACACTGAAGTCTCAAAGGGCAATCAGTAAACGTTTCAAATATTCAAATGAATTAGTTTCCGTTTACCAGAAATAGGTTGCAAGTATGACAAATGTAATGAAGAGGTCCAAGCTAATGCAAGGTCTTTCCGCTGCTGCTCTCACATGAGGTCTTGTTGAAATGATGGACTCATTAGTGGGACGTGTCACAATGTTTTCTCTTGGACACCTCGAAGATTCAGGAGGGGTCCGCAACCAATCTGGGCCCAAAGTTTCCGCAAAGGGAGGGAAAACGTTGTCTTCAAAATTACCTTTGTCGTTCCCACCCTCGGAGTCGTACATGACGGCCACAATAAGCTTTCCGTCCTTACGGATTTTCCAGGCGGCGCCAATTTGTTTCGTGCTTTTCCAAATAAGCTAAAATTCAGATAAAGAAGAGTTAGGAGTGCACTATTTAGGCTATAAACAATTTTACGACACACAATGTGGACTGCTGAACTACTTACTATCGATATTCTATAGAGTAACGTTATTTTTCATGGAAAGGGAGGCGTGTGGATCACAAAAATGCAATTCAAAGCCCGCtgaacttttttatttttgactcACCTGCGTAAAGTTTCGTGCTGCTTTGATGTAACGAGGATTTTTGTAATCGTAATATCTCTCTTGGCCATGGAACCACCATATAGCTTGACTACAGTACTCTCTTGGTTTTTCCGTTGACAAGTACAAGTTCCCAGAATTATTCTTGAATTCAAGCTTGTTGTTGTCTGCTAGATACTTAACCCAGTTTTCCGCCTCTTTTTTAAGGCTCAGCGACCAAGTGACGAAAGGAACCTTAGACATTTGAAACACAAATTGGCAAAATTTAAGAACCCGTTGTAGTCGGGTGTTAACAAAATCTATCTTACTATATTTATGCCGTTAAGATAAATATAATGACGCGCTATTTCTTCTGAGTGGATTACAGAAAATAACTTCGAATTGGTGTCGTTTTTTAGGTACGGTAAAACTACAACATAACAGTGATCAAACGtgtttcttattgtttttaGTCCTTATGTTATTAACTGCGTTCTTCCTGGAAAATTCGCTTTAACAAAACGTCTATTTACCTCATGAAGGGTCCGGAAGTAGTTGTGCCAGTAAAGGCACTGATCTCTGAATGGCCATGTACCTGGAATAGAAGAGAACATAATGATCAGACGGGTTCACCACTCGAAAGTCACTCTGAGGTCTCCTTTAACATGAAGTTAATTGTGCACGCTTCTGTAAAGAGACAGCCACATTTCCTATACTGAAATGAATGCGTGTTGCGTTAACTGagtcaaaaaataaaagaacatcGCATGCGTAAATGGAGCGTAAGGCATCAAGGGCTCGACTGTCATGAACACTTAATGAGGTGAAAAGTCAGTGGAAGTGAACTGTGGGATtgattagtataggtaatcacatgaggccaagtactattaaggattaattgcacgagagttttcaaaattttccaattgGCAAttggcaatttggaaaattttgaaaactcaagtgcaattaatccttaatagtacgaggtctcatgggattacttgtttatcaataaagggcaaaatttatacgaaggaaaatcacgcgcgcagtctatttttatctgggaagcaacggattagcaatgcaacggattagccaatcattaacaggtaatcatgccctctcttgattactaaaaatgccctcgattaagaaaaaatgccctctctctcaaccaatcagcgctcagtaattttgccctttattgataagacGGGAAAGGAGCCACTTTCTACAAAATTGACTCCCCTAAGTTTTAGAATAATCCTACTTATGTAAAGATACATAACTGCGCCTGTTATACTCGTGCtatgaataataattatttatgatCCATCATATATTATTTCTCGCGcacgattggtctaaacgcatcaCGTGACCGAATATCTCACAGAAGATATCACCCAATCAATAAGTCTTCGTTTAGAGCTTAACTCAAAATGATAGAGCGTTTAGTGGTTGCTACAAAAGAAgggaaatttttgtttgttccaAAATCATACCAGagaacactaaaaaaaaaaacatcccacACAGGAAATAGGAGGctatttgtaaaaattttgtaacgcgcgttgcaaaatatttgaaggataatgaACGTAATAGTCTCAAGTTCGCGCGAAAATATGCacgtatatttgtccttggacattacCTGTTCCTCGAAGGTCACAGTTTTCGCAtctcggaacagataatgtcccCAGACATATATCCTTGCATAATTTTGCACTAAATGGAGACTATTCTTTATATTTTACCTCCTGTATCAGGCTTAGTAGGGATGGGTGTAGTAGTTGGTGGGATGGTAGTAGTTCTGATTGGACATCTGGAAAATCTAGGAGGAGCATACGGCCAGTTGGGTAGAAGAGCGGCGGTTGGTGGTTTGACATTTTTACGAAAGTAGCCAACGACATTACCACCTGTTCTATACTTGATCGATATAACAAGTCTACTGTCATTTCGAATGGCCCAAGCAGCACCGATTTCTTTCGAGTTCATCCAAATCACCTGAGATGTGACAAACATGATATAAGGCATGAATAATGTTCCATACTAGGAGCCCGTTATTATGGACTCCTGGCCACACTTGTTGACTATGATAACCAAACAACAGTTCTCAGGTGTGCTGTCAACAATACTGTTCTATCCCTATACAGACAAAGAGTAAACCGAATAGTGCGAATTCCTTTTTGTTATCATCATAACTTCATttcaatttaacaattttttttgtaaaacgGGCAGAAGGGCGCTTTCTGTCAATCCGCCGGGtgtcttacaaaaaaaaaaactgacttttttctTACTTTCCAGCTTAGACACGCGTGCAAACACTACAAATTATAAGGAGCTAGTTTTCTATTGGATAAAACAAGAGGTTCTAAAGAAGGattgcacacaaaaaaatttaattcaagttaTACAAAAAGCTTTCCTCGACCATTCAAAGTCTTTAGGGTACGACGTTTATGAAGCTTTTAtcgtaaaacaacaacaacaacattagAGCTTTTTTAACTCAATTTGTCCCCAACTCTTGAATCACCTGTGTGAAATGTCCAGCTGCCTTGTAGTATTTAGGATTGCTATAATTATAAAACTTCTCCTCCCAGTGGAACCACTGAACAGCGTCACTGCAATACTCCTTGGGTATGTCACTTGCCAAGTACAAATTCCCGGGATTCTTGGCACTGTGATgaaatttgttgttttctgcCAGATACTTTACCCAGTCTTCCGCTTCTTTTTGTAGACTCATCGACCACGTGACATTTGGAACCTTAAAAAAAGAGTCCAAACGTTACACTTAAATAAGCATTTCTTAGTGTGATAAAACTTGAGGGAGTAGCTTTTGAGTTATGCTGTGTGCAATGATCATTTACCCTCGAATCTTTTGTTTCACGTCATTTACTTTGGTGACTTAGCCGAGCTGTTCGACGCACCATATATTCGAGTTCTATTGTTTTGTAAGCAGCGATGAAGCTGCCATTCGAAAACTGCTATGAACACCTGCATGATCAAATTTTGAAGCAGTGATTACGAGGGTCCAATGTCTGATTGCATATTAA from Pocillopora verrucosa isolate sample1 chromosome 1, ASM3666991v2, whole genome shotgun sequence includes:
- the LOC131788865 gene encoding uncharacterized protein; the protein is MEIHDVMLLFIAAVLTTATASTMPFRDQCLYWHNYFRTLHQAPPVTWSMELQKEAEDWVKYLAENDKFQHSTKNPGNLYLASDRPKEYCSDAVQWFHWEEKDYNYSNPKYYKAAGHFTQVIWKNSRQIGAAWAIRRDKRLVISIKYKPGGNVVNYFGKNVLPPTAALLGPEWTRVPPKFTRCPSLITTTAGTKKVGTKEEGAMTFKEQCIYWHNYFRTLHQVPNVTWSMSLQKEAEDWVKYLAENNKFHHSAKNPGNLYLASDIPKEYCSDAVQWFHWEEKFYNYSNPKYYKAAGHFTQVIWMNSKEIGAAWAIRNDSRLVISIKYRTGGNVVGYFRKNVKPPTAALLPNWPYAPPRFSRCPIRTTTIPPTTTPIPTKPDTGGTWPFRDQCLYWHNYFRTLHEVPFVTWSLSLKKEAENWVKYLADNNKLEFKNNSGNLYLSTEKPREYCSQAIWWFHGQERYYDYKNPRYIKAARNFTQLIWKSTKQIGAAWKIRKDGKLIVAVMYDSEGGNDKGNFEDNVFPPFAETLGPDWLRTPPESSRCPRENIVTRPTNESIISTRPHVRAAAERPCISLDLFITFVILATYFW
- the LOC131788858 gene encoding transient receptor potential cation channel subfamily A member 1-like, producing MPLSCFREAISCFSLLLMETCSHDRHLHPTKFLPPREMRELFKPLTTVRTSQNIVKHNWILWAFFGLRSHTIVTNMNKTAREYVKRGKKRKKVAPAQVEAPNEKKTFDNTFALESPRSNSTVRNTQDREKVEVKNSRSRRLPPIAPLVAQLPQTNDTEILELKNGSADITRHVDTSSEVDTGSLPVVRTCTEIAFSPATTRRRNENMTSYERMLQREKRRSRKKSVRSYTILHMETEDQETESIEGSTLHVVEDDAVTAQSSVSVRSRCSSLQDPNQGLLKYVAKLSSSPNLEDSLDLEYIKSLIREGASVNTCDRFGQTLLHEVSKTWGIEVAQFFIEQGADINKADDYGRTPLHVAASADYSEMVRFLIDNGADLHMKTAGEDQTPLHYAAKNEANQCVKILLVCGADIDARDYKLRTPLQVAAEYNSAEATRTLLDEGASAGVKDNSGLSALSLLISQMPVVAYKALDQFHSVDRIHRKQHFYLNFLESCHSPKGCNTFAPSPLQAVSQSNCLELIMHPIFQRLIDVKWRYFRAEAWLDILPNVLMAILYTILACSVPQNVDNFYTPLSKNWWKIVIAIVFLAITLNEIRKEGKEYYRSKKQSKKLMKWRRKEVERDFAFCHPRWPQERNFVEQELKRIKQDKGNNYFSDAWNFVDIITYAMLVVVTILHMSSVFVENNLYHDVFIRILSCSVIPVWVRLLKYARPFPNQGPFVVMLDHIVKDSAKWLLVIMMIYIPYGAAFWIMYGQNSQTPVKGYNDTTSLIFTMLRMPLLDDYNFAQLEKAAPYMARVLCGSFIIISAIVLMNLYIALLSNTFQRVYDNARATAAIQRARLLQDLELDTSENKLRRYREYIRENYSPEENDYIAVFSEEEEQSRRQDEKVSEIHNIVGKRFGGKKFGKLERSEFDSVLDDLDMLKRSHAEIRRSLSLLTSNLEELTRSNALIVDERNRIDRFQEQEHILKRLDCTVARIEAVYDIDNGRNPGKPQRYHKANQTE
- the LOC131788863 gene encoding Golgi-associated plant pathogenesis-related protein 1 — encoded protein: MVTSSGGFGFLCSLVISSSVFTNVGSLNCRQQSLLWHNYYRGIHQVPNVSWSWGLRKKAKDWADYLAEKNLFIHEKEDPGNLYLSPGKPAEPCAAAVKAFYTEEKLYDYRKPEQFTGARHFTQVVWKNTKYIGAFYKTRRDGKTVVVVKYSPGGNVRGYFAKNVFPPRKPVIVTSTKPFTSVTTDNPTSAGNTTYRNLTTLESKRGVIAGATNLRKWIGMHFAFECFFGGFLISLVDI